The Oligoflexia bacterium genome includes a region encoding these proteins:
- a CDS encoding GHMP kinase, whose protein sequence is MIISRTPFRLSFAGGGTDLPSFYQEEDGAVLSTALNKYMHITINKRFDNTIRLSYSKTEIQNHVKDIEHPIFKYVLSQYLPQGGVEVISMADIPAGTGLGSSSSFTVAMLHAVKGYLGKFQTAEELASEASDIEINKLHEPIGKQDQYISAYGGLQFIQFKSSGDVTVDPIVCTSDTKNALEAHCMLFYTGQTRAAKSILQEQKENTKAKRQTLSDMAQIARKMKTVLEANKSLESFGKLLHDAWTLKKSVASNISSSQIDKWYEQALKAGAWGGKILGAGGGGFLMVFCEPGKQNAVKNELKDLKLFDVEFEAQGSKIIFVG, encoded by the coding sequence GTGATTATTTCACGAACACCCTTTAGGTTAAGTTTTGCGGGCGGAGGTACTGATCTTCCTAGTTTTTATCAAGAAGAAGACGGTGCCGTACTTTCAACAGCACTTAATAAATATATGCACATCACAATTAATAAGCGCTTTGATAATACAATTCGATTGAGTTATTCAAAAACAGAAATCCAAAATCACGTCAAAGATATTGAACATCCTATTTTTAAATATGTGCTTAGTCAGTATTTGCCTCAAGGTGGGGTGGAAGTTATTTCAATGGCTGATATTCCAGCTGGCACAGGGCTTGGTTCTAGTTCAAGTTTTACCGTCGCCATGCTTCACGCTGTAAAAGGATACTTAGGTAAATTTCAAACTGCAGAAGAATTGGCCAGTGAAGCAAGTGATATTGAAATTAATAAACTTCACGAACCAATCGGAAAACAAGATCAATACATCTCAGCCTACGGGGGCTTACAGTTCATTCAATTTAAATCTTCAGGCGATGTAACTGTTGATCCGATCGTTTGTACCAGTGATACAAAAAATGCATTAGAAGCCCATTGCATGCTTTTTTACACCGGTCAAACACGAGCGGCTAAAAGTATTCTTCAAGAACAAAAAGAGAACACCAAAGCAAAGCGCCAAACATTAAGTGATATGGCTCAAATCGCTCGAAAAATGAAGACAGTCCTTGAAGCAAATAAGTCATTAGAGTCTTTTGGAAAGCTACTTCACGACGCATGGACGCTAAAAAAGTCTGTGGCCTCTAATATATCTAGTTCCCAGATAGACAAATGGTACGAGCAAGCCCTAAAGGCAGGTGCTTGGGGTGGTAAGATTTTAGGAGCTGGTGGTGGGGGATTTCTCATGGTATTTTGTGAACCAGGCAAACAAAATGCTGTGAAAAACGAACTTAAGGATCTTAAGCTTTTTGATGTAGAATTTGAAGCTCAAGGCAGCAAGATAATTTTTGTCGGTTAA